Within Runella rosea, the genomic segment CGCCGAAAGAGGTTTGCCAGACAGCGCGACGGATGCCTACCGTACGCGGTTGATTACGATGACCACGACGCAAACACCCGAACAAAATTTTGCACATACCGCCAAACAGTCAGCCATTGCCTTGAGTATTGCGATGCTGGCCGCAGCTGAACAAAAAGTAGATGCCACCCCGATGGAAGGCTTCAATGCCGCAGCATTGGATGAGCTTTTGGGCTTGAAAGACAAAGGATTAAAAAGCACCGCCATCTTGGCTTTAGGCTACCGCGATGAGGCAAACGACTGGTTGGCAAAGCTCAAAAAAGTTAGAACGCCTAGCGAGTTGCTGTACACCCACTTGAACTAATAAACCCTTTACGGGTTTATATTCAGCATTTTACCTGTGTTTTTTTACTAATACTTATGCTCTCTGTTTCGCCGCAGAGAGCATTTTTTGTATTCATGAAGCAACACCCTGAACTGACGAAAGGAAACCCCACACATTGGTGTAAAAAACGGACATTACTTCAACTCCTGTCCCTGAATTATTCCTCTTCCAATGCTTCCAACACATCCATTAATTCCCCGAATTCTTTGTAACCCGGACGAATTTCGTCGCTTCCGCGCAGGACAATACCTGCAATATTTACATCATCGAGGAGAAAATCTGCGTTGTCAACCGTAACTCCGAAGCCTAATAAAATGGAAAAACGAGTAGACAGTGTGTTCAAAAATGACGGCCAGTCACCATCTAAAGCGGTGTCTGAACTTGATTCGAGCAAAAAATACGTCGCGTAGGCCGTATAATTGGTCATGATTTCTTCAATGGTGTCGGCATCCTGATCGGCTTCAATGCGGAGGATAAGGGGCTTACTGGTTTCACTTTTAAGCCAAGGCAACAATTCGGCATGACTCACCTGAATCGCATCGGGCTGGTACTGAATCAACTTTTCTAACAATGTTTCGGCCTCAAGGGAGTCCGTTTCGGCTACAATTTGAACCCCAGATACCCAAGACCGAATATCTTGAAAACGCTTTAAGTCAACATAAGTATCACTTGTTTCATCAATCGAAAATCCAAGCATCTCAACCCCCATCCCCGCGCAATAGCGGGCGTCTGACAGGTTGGTAACATTACTGATTTTTACAATGGTTTTTAGCATACTTCCATAAAATTGAAGGACAAATATACGGCTGAAAATGAGAAATCACTGCGGGAAATGCCCACAGTGATTTCTCTACGAATATACCTACGCCCGCAATTACGTTCTCCTTACTTCTTTTTGACCTTTTGAATGGTAAACGGAATGCATAAATCCTCAGGACAACAATTGACACCCGGCTCAATGATGATCGGGCAACAGCCATTGGCAGGACATGTTTGATTGGAAGCCGTGAAAGTATACGTGCCTATTTCAGTCAATAACACGGTGTTGCCAGCGGCAATCGGGGCTGTTCCTCCGTTTTTAAACCATTGCACATTGGTTAAAAACACTGGGACATTGACCTCCACTTTTTCAGTTGGACACAGCTTGAATGGCACCGTAAAACACTGACTTTCGATGTCATCCTCTCCCAGTTTACCATCTCCTGGGGTCGAGTCAATGTCTTTTTCATTGGTCTTGCTGATTTCTGCCGTGTTAAAATGAACCCCTTCCTGAACAGCTTTTACTTTGTACGTCAGCGTAACTGTGTCGCCATTGGCTCCTGCGTTGGCCGCAATACCGCCAATCGTCCACGTAATCACATTACCACTAATGGATGCGCTGCCGCGACTGGCCACAAAACTACCCGCTACAAACTGTACCGTCGTGGCAATGCTATCGGCCACTTCCACACCCGTTGCCGCTGTGTTGGATTGATTGAAAACCTTAATCGTATACGTCAGCGTATCGCCAATCTGTGCTATCTTAGTATTAATGGACTTCCTAAGCGCCAAATCTACTTCAACGGTACAGTTTTGTGCGTTGATGGTGACTGCTACCCGCCCAGTGCTGATGGCGGCGGGGCAACTAGTATCAGTGCTGCGGGCCTGTGCGTAGAAGACGGTATCGCCAGTAACGCTTCCCACTGGTTTATAGTTTAGGCCTGTAAAGACTGCCGCTCCGCCAGATGCCGCAGTAAACCACTCGACCGTGGCCAAACCAACGACGGTTGCTTTGATGGTCGGGAAGGTATCGCCAATACAAGCGGTTAAACTTGGGGTAATCAATACTGGTAACGGTGGATTACAGTTACAGTTTGGCCCCGTAATCAGGGTGTCGAATTTACACACTGCACTCAGGCTATCGGTGATTTTCAACGTAGCTCCCGTCGGAATACCCGTTACGGTGTAAGGGTTATTTCCTGTCAACACACCTTTGTCAACTTTTACCATACCCATTTTATTGGTAACACTGAAAGTCAGGCTGTAGGTTTGCACATCGGGCGAACAAACAGGCGCAGTCGTCAAGGTGATGTTTGATTTGATACAAGGAACTACCAGACCTGCATCAACCGT encodes:
- a CDS encoding NAD(P)H-dependent oxidoreductase — its product is MSLLENLQWRYATKKMTGEKIPQEKIDYILEAIRLSPSSSGLQPYEILVITNLELKEKIRPIAFDQSQITDASHLLVFAAWDKYTEQRINDFFAFSNAERGLPDSATDAYRTRLITMTTTQTPEQNFAHTAKQSAIALSIAMLAAAEQKVDATPMEGFNAAALDELLGLKDKGLKSTAILALGYRDEANDWLAKLKKVRTPSELLYTHLN
- a CDS encoding N-(5'-phosphoribosyl)anthranilate isomerase, whose product is MLKTIVKISNVTNLSDARYCAGMGVEMLGFSIDETSDTYVDLKRFQDIRSWVSGVQIVAETDSLEAETLLEKLIQYQPDAIQVSHAELLPWLKSETSKPLILRIEADQDADTIEEIMTNYTAYATYFLLESSSDTALDGDWPSFLNTLSTRFSILLGFGVTVDNADFLLDDVNIAGIVLRGSDEIRPGYKEFGELMDVLEALEEE